The Mycolicibacterium mageritense genome contains a region encoding:
- a CDS encoding ExeA family protein, whose product MSIERLQSHWGFSRMPFGRNLAPSMLHRHPGHSEAIARIGWCVNQCAIGVITGEVGAGKTVAIRAAATALDPARHVIIYLANPTIGVRGMLTHIVAALGHTPVFHTARLAPQAADALAAEHAERGRNPVLVVDEAHLLDNHQLEAIRLLTNHDMDSGSPFAVVLVGQPTLRHRLRLGVLAALDQRIAVRYTLPGMSPADTADYISHHTKIAGRSDTLFAEDAVTLIHNASRGHPRAVNNLALHALTAAFAAGHSIVGEKAARIAISETASD is encoded by the coding sequence ATGAGTATTGAACGGCTGCAATCGCATTGGGGTTTCTCCCGGATGCCGTTCGGGCGGAATCTAGCTCCGTCGATGCTGCACCGCCACCCCGGCCACAGCGAAGCGATCGCCCGCATCGGCTGGTGTGTCAATCAGTGCGCGATCGGGGTCATCACCGGTGAAGTCGGCGCCGGCAAAACCGTGGCCATCCGCGCCGCCGCGACCGCCCTGGACCCCGCCCGGCACGTCATCATCTACCTGGCCAACCCCACCATCGGAGTCCGCGGCATGCTCACCCACATCGTGGCCGCCCTCGGACACACCCCGGTCTTTCACACCGCCCGCCTCGCACCCCAGGCCGCGGACGCCCTGGCCGCTGAACACGCCGAACGCGGCCGCAACCCCGTGCTCGTCGTCGATGAAGCCCATCTGCTCGACAACCATCAGCTCGAAGCGATCCGATTGTTGACCAATCACGACATGGACTCCGGGTCACCGTTCGCCGTCGTGCTGGTCGGCCAACCCACCCTGCGGCACCGGCTACGCCTCGGTGTCCTTGCCGCGTTGGATCAGCGCATCGCCGTGCGCTACACCCTGCCCGGCATGAGTCCAGCTGACACCGCCGACTACATCAGCCATCACACCAAGATCGCCGGCCGCTCCGACACCCTGTTCGCCGAGGATGCCGTCACCCTGATTCACAACGCCTCACGCGGACACCCACGAGCGGTCAACAACCTCGCCTTGCACGCGCTGACTGCCGCGTTCGCTGCCGGTCATTCCATCGTCGGGGAGAAAGCTGCCCGCATCGCCATCAGCGAAACAGCCTCAGACTGA